A single Xylanimonas cellulosilytica DSM 15894 DNA region contains:
- a CDS encoding PspA/IM30 family protein — protein sequence MTAKQSILGRITQLTKANLNALLDRAEDPQKMLDQLVRDFTNNIAEAEQAIAQTIGNLRLAEQDYNEDVASVKEWGGKALAASRKADEYRAAGDVAGADKFDQLAKVALRKQLDAESEVKQAQPMIESQRQTVEKLKAGLGQMKDKLGELRSKRDSLVARAKTAQAQQTVQSAISSINVLDPTSEIGRFEDAVRRQEAQAIGQAEVAAISLDSQFAELEASDADIELEARLAALKAGSTPAPQISPTPVSGTYDGA from the coding sequence ATGACCGCGAAGCAGAGCATCCTCGGGCGCATCACCCAGCTCACCAAGGCCAACCTCAACGCCCTGCTGGACCGCGCCGAGGACCCGCAGAAGATGCTGGACCAGCTCGTGCGCGACTTCACCAACAACATCGCCGAGGCGGAGCAGGCCATCGCCCAGACGATCGGCAACCTGCGGCTGGCCGAGCAGGACTACAACGAGGACGTCGCGTCGGTCAAGGAGTGGGGCGGCAAGGCCCTGGCCGCGTCCCGCAAGGCCGACGAGTACCGCGCGGCGGGCGACGTCGCGGGCGCGGACAAGTTCGACCAGCTCGCCAAGGTGGCCCTGCGCAAGCAGCTCGACGCCGAGTCCGAGGTCAAGCAGGCGCAGCCGATGATCGAGTCCCAGCGCCAGACGGTCGAGAAGCTCAAGGCCGGGCTGGGCCAGATGAAGGACAAGCTCGGCGAGCTGCGCAGCAAGCGCGACTCGCTCGTCGCGCGCGCCAAGACCGCGCAGGCCCAGCAGACCGTGCAGTCCGCGATCAGCTCGATCAACGTGCTGGACCCGACGTCGGAGATCGGCCGCTTCGAGGACGCCGTCCGCCGCCAGGAGGCCCAGGCCATCGGCCAGGCCGAGGTCGCCGCGATCTCGCTGGACTCGCAGTTCGCCGAGCTGGAGGCCTCCGACGCCGACATCGAGCTGGAGGCCCGCCTGGCCGCCCTCAAGGCCGGCAGCACCCCGGCCCCCCAGATCTCCCCGACCCCGGTCTCCGGCACCTACGACGGCGCCTGA
- a CDS encoding type 1 glutamine amidotransferase, with amino-acid sequence MTLATRELDGALPGMTDASEPPRITVLQNSPDVPLGLLAATLGDGVRVVRLDLGEPVPGVDAVGGGLVVLGGQMSAYDDDAAPWLPAVRSLLVDAVRANVPALGICLGAQLLAVATGGTVVVGAPPGREAGVIDVRWRDAAAADPVLGPVLGAPLPPGPTPSSVVTRAVSMHADAVSALPPDAVWLAWSRQYPYQAFRVGSALGVQFHPEAGKSITLGWAREHDDVDAVALDAALTEHAPELAQLVITLGRAFASQVDAHATA; translated from the coding sequence ATGACCCTGGCAACTCGTGAGCTTGATGGTGCTCTGCCCGGAATGACCGACGCCTCCGAGCCCCCGCGCATCACGGTGCTGCAGAACTCGCCGGACGTCCCGCTCGGCCTGCTGGCCGCGACGCTCGGCGACGGCGTGCGGGTGGTGCGCCTCGACCTCGGCGAGCCCGTGCCCGGCGTCGACGCCGTCGGCGGTGGCCTGGTGGTGCTCGGCGGGCAGATGTCCGCGTACGACGACGACGCAGCGCCGTGGCTGCCCGCCGTGCGATCGCTGCTCGTCGACGCGGTGCGCGCGAACGTCCCCGCCCTGGGGATCTGCCTGGGTGCCCAGCTCCTGGCGGTCGCCACGGGAGGCACCGTCGTCGTCGGCGCCCCTCCCGGGCGGGAGGCCGGCGTGATCGACGTGCGCTGGCGGGACGCCGCCGCCGCCGATCCGGTGCTCGGCCCCGTGCTGGGCGCGCCGCTTCCTCCGGGGCCGACGCCGTCGTCGGTCGTGACCCGGGCCGTGAGCATGCACGCGGACGCCGTCTCGGCGCTGCCGCCGGACGCCGTGTGGCTCGCCTGGTCGCGGCAGTACCCCTACCAGGCGTTCCGCGTGGGTTCGGCGCTGGGCGTGCAGTTCCACCCCGAGGCGGGCAAGTCGATCACGCTCGGCTGGGCACGCGAGCACGACGACGTCGACGCCGTCGCGCTGGACGCGGCCCTCACGGAGCACGCCCCGGAGCTGGCGCAGCTCGTGATCACCCTGGGCCGCGCCTTCGCGTCCCAGGTGGACGCCCACGCCACCGCCTGA